Proteins encoded within one genomic window of Buteo buteo chromosome 30, bButBut1.hap1.1, whole genome shotgun sequence:
- the HNRNPC gene encoding heterogeneous nuclear ribonucleoproteins C1/C2 isoform X1, with translation MASNVTNKTDPRSMNSRVFIGNLNTLVVKKSDVEAIFSKYGKIVGCSVHKGFAFVQYVNERNARAAVAGEDGRMIAGQVLDINLAAEPKVNRGKAGVKRSAAEMYGSVAAPPSPSPLVRSSFDLDYDFQRDYYDRMYSYPARVPPPPPIARAVVPSKRQRVSGNTSRRGKSGFNSKSGQRGSSSKSGKLKGDDLQSIKKELSQIKQKVDALLESLEKIEKEQKQKSEKAEEEQGGSSAKKEEGGGGAKAEAGGEDSAEEGDLLDDEEAEERGDDQLESIKGDEKEAEEGEDDRDSANGEDDS, from the exons ATGGCCAGCAACGTGACCAACAAGACGGACCCGCGCTCCATGAACTCCCGGGTCTTCATCGGCAACCTCAACACCTTGGTGGTGAAGAAGAGCGACGTGGAGGCCATCTTCTCCAAATACGGCAAAATCGTCGGCTGCTCCGTCCACAAAGGCTTCGCCTTCGTCCAGTACGTCAACGAGCGCAACGCCCGCGCCGCCGTGGCCGGCGAGGACGGGCGCATGATCGCCGGGCAGGTCCTGG ACATCAACCTGGCGGCCGAGCCCAAGGTGAACCGCGGCAAGGCGGGGGTGAAGCGCTCGGCGGCCGAGATGTACGGGTCAGTAGCTGCCCCACCTTCTCCGTCCCCCCTCGTCAG ATCCTCCTTCGACCTGGATTACGATTTCCAGCGGGATTATTACGACAG GATGTATAGCTACCCCGCCCgcgtccccccgccccctcccatCGCCCGGGCCGTCGTCCCGTCCAAACGACAACGAGTTTCGGGCAACACGTCGCGGCGAGGGAAGAGCGGCTTCAACTCCAAGAGCGGCCAGCGGGGCTCCTCCTCCAAGTCGGGGAAAC tgaaaGGCGATGACCTGCAGAGCATCAAGAAGGAGCTGAGCCAGATCAAGCAGAAGGTGGACGCGCTGCTGGAGAGCTTGGAGAAAATCGAGAAGGAGCAGA AGCAGAAGAGCGAGAAGgcggaggaggagcaggggggcAGCTCGGCcaagaaggaggagggggggggcggagccaaggcggaggcggggggcgAGGATTCGGCGGAGGAGGGCGACCTGCTGGATGACGAGGAGGCCGAGGAGAGGGGGGACGATCAG CTCGAGTCCATCAAGGGCGACGAGAAGGAGGCGGAGGAGGGCGAGGACGACCGGGACAGCGCCAACGGCGAGGATGATTCCTaa
- the HNRNPC gene encoding heterogeneous nuclear ribonucleoproteins C1/C2 isoform X3 has translation MASNVTNKTDPRSMNSRVFIGNLNTLVVKKSDVEAIFSKYGKIVGCSVHKGFAFVQYVNERNARAAVAGEDGRMIAGQVLDINLAAEPKVNRGKAGVKRSAAEMYGSVAAPPSPSPLVRSSFDLDYDFQRDYYDRMYSYPARVPPPPPIARAVVPSKRQRVSGNTSRRGKSGFNSKSGQRGSSSKSGKLKGDDLQSIKKELSQIKQKVDALLESLEKIEKEQKEREGGGGAGGQLGQEGGGGGRSQGGGGGRGFGGGGRPAG, from the exons ATGGCCAGCAACGTGACCAACAAGACGGACCCGCGCTCCATGAACTCCCGGGTCTTCATCGGCAACCTCAACACCTTGGTGGTGAAGAAGAGCGACGTGGAGGCCATCTTCTCCAAATACGGCAAAATCGTCGGCTGCTCCGTCCACAAAGGCTTCGCCTTCGTCCAGTACGTCAACGAGCGCAACGCCCGCGCCGCCGTGGCCGGCGAGGACGGGCGCATGATCGCCGGGCAGGTCCTGG ACATCAACCTGGCGGCCGAGCCCAAGGTGAACCGCGGCAAGGCGGGGGTGAAGCGCTCGGCGGCCGAGATGTACGGGTCAGTAGCTGCCCCACCTTCTCCGTCCCCCCTCGTCAG ATCCTCCTTCGACCTGGATTACGATTTCCAGCGGGATTATTACGACAG GATGTATAGCTACCCCGCCCgcgtccccccgccccctcccatCGCCCGGGCCGTCGTCCCGTCCAAACGACAACGAGTTTCGGGCAACACGTCGCGGCGAGGGAAGAGCGGCTTCAACTCCAAGAGCGGCCAGCGGGGCTCCTCCTCCAAGTCGGGGAAAC tgaaaGGCGATGACCTGCAGAGCATCAAGAAGGAGCTGAGCCAGATCAAGCAGAAGGTGGACGCGCTGCTGGAGAGCTTGGAGAAAATCGAGAAGGAGCAGA AAGAGCGAGAAGgcggaggaggagcaggggggcAGCTCGGCcaagaaggaggagggggggggcggagccaaggcggaggcggggggcgAGGATTCGGCGGAGGAGGGCGACCTGCTGGATGA
- the HNRNPC gene encoding heterogeneous nuclear ribonucleoproteins C1/C2 isoform X2, producing MASNVTNKTDPRSMNSRVFIGNLNTLVVKKSDVEAIFSKYGKIVGCSVHKGFAFVQYVNERNARAAVAGEDGRMIAGQVLDINLAAEPKVNRGKAGVKRSAAEMYGSSFDLDYDFQRDYYDRMYSYPARVPPPPPIARAVVPSKRQRVSGNTSRRGKSGFNSKSGQRGSSSKSGKLKGDDLQSIKKELSQIKQKVDALLESLEKIEKEQKQKSEKAEEEQGGSSAKKEEGGGGAKAEAGGEDSAEEGDLLDDEEAEERGDDQLESIKGDEKEAEEGEDDRDSANGEDDS from the exons ATGGCCAGCAACGTGACCAACAAGACGGACCCGCGCTCCATGAACTCCCGGGTCTTCATCGGCAACCTCAACACCTTGGTGGTGAAGAAGAGCGACGTGGAGGCCATCTTCTCCAAATACGGCAAAATCGTCGGCTGCTCCGTCCACAAAGGCTTCGCCTTCGTCCAGTACGTCAACGAGCGCAACGCCCGCGCCGCCGTGGCCGGCGAGGACGGGCGCATGATCGCCGGGCAGGTCCTGG ACATCAACCTGGCGGCCGAGCCCAAGGTGAACCGCGGCAAGGCGGGGGTGAAGCGCTCGGCGGCCGAGATGTACGG ATCCTCCTTCGACCTGGATTACGATTTCCAGCGGGATTATTACGACAG GATGTATAGCTACCCCGCCCgcgtccccccgccccctcccatCGCCCGGGCCGTCGTCCCGTCCAAACGACAACGAGTTTCGGGCAACACGTCGCGGCGAGGGAAGAGCGGCTTCAACTCCAAGAGCGGCCAGCGGGGCTCCTCCTCCAAGTCGGGGAAAC tgaaaGGCGATGACCTGCAGAGCATCAAGAAGGAGCTGAGCCAGATCAAGCAGAAGGTGGACGCGCTGCTGGAGAGCTTGGAGAAAATCGAGAAGGAGCAGA AGCAGAAGAGCGAGAAGgcggaggaggagcaggggggcAGCTCGGCcaagaaggaggagggggggggcggagccaaggcggaggcggggggcgAGGATTCGGCGGAGGAGGGCGACCTGCTGGATGACGAGGAGGCCGAGGAGAGGGGGGACGATCAG CTCGAGTCCATCAAGGGCGACGAGAAGGAGGCGGAGGAGGGCGAGGACGACCGGGACAGCGCCAACGGCGAGGATGATTCCTaa